A window of Trichomycterus rosablanca isolate fTriRos1 chromosome 5, fTriRos1.hap1, whole genome shotgun sequence contains these coding sequences:
- the mtg1 gene encoding mitochondrial ribosome-associated GTPase 1: MRITHTLLCAAHFRTVFDFGQREVAHWFPGHMAKGLKQMRASLRKVDCIIEIHDARMPFSGRNPLFQESLDVRPHLLVLNKMDLADTSDKRRILKELERDGVKNILFTDCLKQRDASIKKVVPLVTEIIENAPRFHREEDRSYCIMVIGVPNVGKSSLINALRRTNLKKGKASRVGGEPGITKAVLTKIQVCERPIIHLLDTPGVLPPKIESVETGMKLALCGTILDHLVGEEIISDYLLFSLNRLQQFGYVEKYDLEAPSDDIQHVLKCIAVKLGKTQRVKAITGVGDITIRMPNYSAAAYDFIRAFRKGELGKVMLD; the protein is encoded by the exons ATGAGgattacacacacgttactcTGTGCTGCTCActtcaggactgtgtttgatttcGGACAGAGAGAAGTGGCTCACTGGTTTCCTGGCCACATGGCTAAAG GACTCAAGCAAATGAGAGCCAGCCTGAGGAAGGTTGACTGCATTATTGAAATCCATGATGCCAGA ATgccattttctggaagaaaccCTCTGTTTCAGGAGAGCCTTGATGTCCGACCCCATTTACTTGTACTGAATAAAATGGACCTGGCAGACACATCAGACAAACGG aGAATCCTGAAAGAGCTGGAGAGAGATGGAGTTAAAAACATCCTGTTCACAGACTGTCTGAAACAAAGAGATGCGAgtattaaaaag GTCGTCCCTCTTGTTACAGAGATAATAGAGAATGCGCCTCGGTTTCACAGAGAGGAG GACAGAAGCTACTGCATAATGGTGATTGGAGTGCCAAATGTTGGGAAATCCTCATTGATTAATGCTTTAAGAAGAACAAACCTGAAAAAAG GCAAAGCTTCGAGGGTTGGAGGAGAACCAGGAATAACCAAAGCTGTCTTGACTAAAATTCAG GTTTGTGAAAGACCCATCATACACTTACTCGACACACCTGGAGTGCTGCCACCAAAGATTGAGAGTGTAGAGACGGGGATGAAACTTGCTCTGTGTG GGACTATACTGGATCACTTGGTTGGTGAAGAAATCATATCAGATTATCTGCTTTTTTCACTCAATAGATTACAGCAGTTTGG CTATGTGGAGAAGTATGACTTGGAAGCACCTTCTGATGATATTCAACATGTGCTGAAGTGTATCGCTGTCAAGTTGGGCAAGACACAGCGAGTGAAAGCGATAACaggagtag GTGACATTACCATCAGAATGCCAAACTACAGTGCTGCAGCGTATGACTTCATCAGAGCCTTTCGTAAAGGAGAGCTGGGCAAAGTCATGCTGGACTGA